From the Deinococcus gobiensis I-0 genome, the window CCATGCAGGCGCGCGTGGACCGCATGCAGGCCCGCGCCGCCGCCGCGCCCCCTCCCGAGGAACGCACCACCCGCATCGTGTTCCACGCGCCCGAGTCGGGCGACGTGGTCCTCGACGCCCGGCACCTTACCCGCCGCCTGCCCGACGGCCGGGGGGGCACGCGCACCCTGTTCGAGGACGTGAACGTACAGATCCGCCGGGGCGAGCGCGTGGCGATCATCGGGCGCAACGGAGCGGGCAAGACCACATTGCTGCGCACCCTGCTGGGCCTGGAACCCAGCGACGACCCGCGCGCCACCGTCCTGACCGGCGCCCGCGTGGGGGTGGGCTACTACGACCAGGCCCTGCGCGGCGTGGACCCGGACCAGACCCTGTACGACGTGGCGCGCGAGTATGTCCAGAAAGACCCGCAGGCCCACGACCTGCTGGGCACCTTCCTGTTTCCCTACGACCAGCACGACAAGCCCGCGCGCATCCTCTCGGGCGGCGAGCGGGCGCGCCTGGCGCTGCTCAAGCTCGCGCAGGAGGACCGCAACCTGCTGGTCCTCGACGAGCCGACCAACCACCTCGACATGGAGATGGTCGAGGGTCTGGAAGAGGCCCTGGACAACTACAGCGGCACCCTGATGATGGTCAGCCACGACCGCGCCTTCATCGAGGAACTGGCCGACCGCATCTGGCTCATCGAGGACGGGCGCTTCTACGAGTACCCCGGCTGGGAGGACTACCGCGCCAAGCACGTCACCCTGGCCGAGCTGGAGGCCCAGGCCGCCCCCAAAGCCGCGCCTGCCCCCGCGCCGAGCGCCCCGAAGGGCAAGGGCCTGTGGCACCTCAAGCGCGAGGTCGAAGCCATCGAGGCCGAGATCGCCCGGCTGGAGGGCGCGCTGGAGCAGGCCCACGCCGCCCTGGCCGGGGCCGGAGCCGACGCCGACTTCGCCGCGCTGGGGCAGGCCGCGCACGACCTCGAAGGCCAGCTGGAGGCCCAGATGGAACGCTGGAGCGAGAAGTCGGCCGAGGTCGAGGCGAAGGGGGGCTAGGCCCAGGCGGAGGGGGACGCTCTCCGGAAGCGTGTCGCCGCGACGGCTCCGGCAATCCGGACTCAATCTCCCGGCCGGGCCAGACAGGTCCGGGCGAAGGTGACGGCCGGCGTGAGGGACTGGCCCCGGGCGTCTGCCCGCCCGGCCCGGTGCAGCGCCCGGGGGCCACGGACGTAGACCGTACGGCCCGCGCCCCGGCCCAGCCGCCTCGCTCCCAGTCCCAGGAGGTACCGGGCGTGGCCGTCCGGGTTCAGAGCTTCAGGTCGCCCTTATCGGTCACGTTCAGGTCTTGGGCCAGCTCGCGGGCGGCCTGCTGGCGCTCGCGGTCGAGGTAGGTCTGGGCCTGGCCGACCTCCTTGTCGAGCACCTGCATGGTGTCGCGGAAGCGGTCGAGCGCCTGCTGGCGGTATACGCTGATGGCGTCGAGCGCGCCGTACACCTCACGGAAGGCCGCCTGGATGATCTGCGGGTCCACCGTGGCGCTGCCCGCCTGTTTCTGGATTTCGGTGGACTGCTGGCGCAGGAGCTGGGCCGTGCTGGAGATCATGCGCCCGGTCGTGTCGTTCACGGCCGTGACCTGCCCCAGCACCGCCTGTTGCGTCCCCAGGGCCTGCGAGACCATCAGGGCGGTCTTGAGGGCGCTGACGGTGGTGGTGGTCGCGCGGTCCACGCCCTTGATGAGTTCGAGGTTGTTGCGCCGCACGAGGTCGAGCGCCAGGTAGCCCTGGATGCTTACCGCGAGCTGGGTAAGCAGGTCGGTGACGCGCTGGCGCACCGCGAACAGCAGCTCCTCGCTGACCATGCGCGCCTTCTCGGGGTCGGTCTGCGCGAGCTGCGCGAGGCGGGTGCTCAGGGCCTCGTCCACCGCCTTGCCCACGTGGGCGTACTGCCGGAGCTTCTGCATCGTCTCCCAGAGGTGGACCTTCTCGGTCTCGATGACGGCGTTGTCGCGGCGCAATTCGTCCTGGCCCCGGTACAGCGACTCCAGGATGCCGTTGAGGTGCCCCTGCGCGCTCTGGTACTTGTCGAGGTGGTTCTGCACCTTCTTGGCGCCGGGCAGCATGCCGAACAGGCGCCGGGGCGTGGGCGCGCGGCTGGGATCGAGGTCCTCGACGGTGCGGCGCAGGTCGGTCAGGCCCTTGAGGATCTCGCTGCCCTCGGCCAGGGCCCCGGCGCGGGTGGCGCGCAGCGGGCGTTCGAGCATGCGGTTGCTGCTCTGGGCGGCGGCGCGCTGCTCGGGCAGGCCCAGGTCGTGCACGGCGTCCAGTTTGCGCCGGAACTCGGGGCCGTGCGCCCCGGCCGAGAGCACGTCCTCGGCGAAGGCGCGGGCCATCTGATCCAGGCGGGCGCGGTCCTCGTCCGAGAGGGGCACCATCTCCGGGGCTTCCTGCGCGGGCACCTGCGGCACGGCGTCGGGCGCCCGGAGCGCCGCCTCGGGCGGAGTCAGCGGGGAAAGCTTGTCACTCATGCCCTACAGTACGCCCCGACCCGGCCCGGAGTTGCATCGGCAAAAAGGCGCACTGGTCGGGGCGCGGGCCTCAGCGCAGGGTGACGCTCAGGCTGGCCGCCTCCGTGGTCACGCCGGCACCCCGGAATACGGCCCGCAGGGTATAGGTGCCGGCGGGCAGGGGCTGACCCGCCGCGTCCCGGCCGTCCCAGCGCACCTTCTGGATCTCGGTCGTCTCGCCGGGGGCCGCGTCGGTCGTCACGAGTTGCAGGGTGCAGATGGCGTTCTGCGGGTTGGGGCGCACGGCCACGCCCGCTGCGTTCAGTACCTCGAAGCGCACGTCGCAGGCCCCGTGCTGCAGGCGGATGGGCTGGGTGCCGGTGTTCGTCAGGACGAAGCTCCAGAGCGTCTCCTCGCCCCCCCGCACGGTAGCGGGGCCACGCAGGGCGACCGTGTGCGGCGCGGCGAGGAGCGGGCCGGCATTGTCGGTGCCGGGAACGGGCAGGGTGGTCGTGCCGGGGACGGCCGGGGTCGGCGCGGGGCTGGGGACGGCCGGGGTCGTGGGCGCTCCCGCCCCTGCACTGGCCCCCGGCGGCAGGGCCGGGATGCTGAAGATGGTGACGGCCGGGGCGGTCTGTGCGGAGGCCACCGGAGCCAGGACGCCGAGGGCCAGAACCGCGCGCAGGAACTTGGAGGTCATACCTCTACCCTGACGTCCCGGAGCTGACGGGCGGTGAGCAGGCCCTGAGCGTACGGTCAGGACCGGTCAGCTCCCGGACAGGTCCGGTCTCGGCGCCGGTTCTCAGCGCAGCAGCCTGAGCGTGGCCGCGTACAGGCCCAGAAAACGCGTCTCGTCCAGCGCCTCGGGGCGGTTCCACGTGGCGCTGACGCAGAAGGTGCGCCCGGCCTTCGTCGTGATCTGGGTGGTCAGGTTCAGGACGCCGGGCTCGCTGCCTCCCTTGTAGCTCACGCGGGCGAAGTCGCCCGGAGTCGCCACACCGGGTTCGAGCTGCGTGGCGTCCAGCCCCGCCACGTCGGCCATCAGGCGGCACAGGCGGTCGGTGTTCACGTACCACTCGACGTCCAGCGCCGTGGGAACGGCCCAGCCCCGGGCAGGCAGCGGCGCGGTGGCCGCCTGTGCGAGCACCGCGCGCCGGGCCGCCGCGTCCAGCCCGGCCGCGCGGTAGGCCCGCAGCAGCTCGGCGTTGGCCGGGTTTTTCAGCGCGAACAGCTCGCGCGTGCTGGGAATGGCGCGCTGCCCCAGCCGCGCCTCGACCCCCTCGCGGCCCACCGCGTTCAGGAGCAGGTCGGTCGCGGTGTTGTCGCTGTCGCGGATCATGCGCGCGGCGAGGTCCGAGACGGGGTAGGCGCCGGCCGGGGCGTCCTGAAGGGTGCCGCTGGGCAGGCTGCGCAGCGCGTCGGTGAGCTGCACCCCGCTGTCCCAGCCCAGGCGGCCGGCGCGGACCTGCGCCTGCACCTCGCCCAGAATGGCGAGCTTGAAGGTCGAGCCGACCGCCAGCAGTCGCCCCGCGTTCAGGTCGAGCAGCGGCGCGCCCTGGCCCACCTCGCGCACGAGCACGCTCACCTGCCCGGGCAGCTCGGCGAAGGCGGCGCGGGCTTCCTCCAGTGTGCCGAGCTGCGGCACGGCGCCGCCGATCCGCAGGCCGGTCACGAGGCCCTGGGCATTGACACTGAAGGCCAGCACCGGTACCGTCCCGCGTTCGTAGACCAGCACCCAGGCCTGGCCTTGCGGCTCGGCCCGCACGAAGGCCCCCAGGCTCGCGGTCAGGCCGGCGTGGATCGCGTCGAGCTGCTCGGCAGGGACCGCCGCCAGAAAGGCCGGATCGAACAGGGCCGGGTCGAAGCGTTCGCCCGAGAACAGGCGCGTCAGGAGCGTGGCGGCCTCCGCCAGCTGGGCCTGGGTCAGGTCGGGGGCGGCCCGCACCGGCGCGGGCGCCGCGCCGAAGGTGGTCAGGCGGCCCTGATCGTCGAGCCGCGCCGCCGTGACCCGCAGGGCCCCGCGCTCGTACACGGCGACCGGCTGCGTACCCGAGGTGTCCAGCCGCACGAAGGCCCCATAGGCCGCGCGGATCTGGGTGAACTGTGCCTCGATGGCCGTCAGGGGCACCTGCGCCAGAAAGTCGGGCGCGAACCACCCGGCCTGGAGGGCAGGGGCCGCGAACAGCCGCGTCAGGGCGTCCCCGAGACCGGCGCTGGTCTCGGGGGCGGGGCGGGCGGTCGCCGGGGCCACTGCCGGCGCGGGGGCGGTCGTCTGGGCCAGCGCCGGAGCCGGGAGGGCGAGCAGGGCGGTCAGGGTCAGGTGATGCATGTCACGGTTACGGCCCGGAATGCCGCCGGGTTCCGGCGCGCCGCCCATGCTCCGCAGCCCGCCCCCTATACTCCTGGGCATGATTGACGCGGCCCAGATCGACCATCTCGCGCAGCTCGCGCGGCTGCACCTGACCCCGGAGGAGCGGGCGGACATGGGGGCGGACCTGACCCGCGTGCTGGGGTACTTCGAGCAGCTGGCCGACGTGGACACGAGCGGCGTCGAGGAGATGCAGCGTCCCGTGGACCTCGTGAACGTGCTGCGCGCCGACGTGCCCGGCGAGACCTTCGCGCCCGCCGTGGTGGCCGGGCTGGCCCCCGAAACCCAGGACGGCTTCATCCGCGTGCCGCGCACCGTCGAGGCCGACTGATGCTCGACCTCAAGTTCATCCGTGAAAACGCCGGGGCCGTGCAGCGCGCCATCGAGGTCAAGCGCGTGAGCCTCGACCTGAACGAGCTGCTGCGCCTGGACCGCGACCTCGTGGCCCTCAAGCAGCGTGTCGAGGCGATGCAGACCGAGCGCAACGCCAACGCCAAGCTCGTGCCCCGCGCCACCCCCGAGGAGAGGAGCGCCCTGATCCAGAAGGGCAAGGACCTCGCCGAGGAACTCAAGGCGCTGGAGCCGGCCCTGCGCGCCCACGACGAGCAGCTGCGGCACCTGCTGCTGCGTGTGCCGAACATCCCGCACGCCACGGTGCCGATCGGGGCCGACGACGGCGACAACGTCGAGCTGCGCCGGGAGGGCACGCCGCCCGAGTTCGCCTTCACGCCGCTCGACCATGTCGAACTGCTCGAACGCCAGGGCTGGAGCGACCCCGAGCGCGTGGCGCGCGTGTCGGGCAGCCGCAGCTACCTCCTGAAGGGCGAGGCGGCGCTGCTGGAGATGGCCGTGCTGATGTTCGCCCTGGATTTCCTGAACGGGCGCGGCCTGACCCCCCTCTCGACCACGGCCCTGGTGCGCCCCGAGACGCTGATGGCTTCGGGACACTTTCCGGGCGGCGAGGATCAGGTCTACAAGATCGAGGGCGACGATCTCATGCTCGCGGGCACGGCCGAGGTGCCGGTCAACAGCCTCTACGCGGGCGAGCAGCTCGCGGGCGAGACGCTGCCGCTGGCCTTCGCGGCCATCAGCGCGGCCTTCCGCAGCGAGGCGGGGTCGGCGGGGCGCGACGTGCGCGGCCTGATCCGTGTCCATGAGTTCCGCAAGGTCGAGCAGTACGTGATCTGCCGCGCCGACGAGGCCGAGGCCCTGAAGTGGTTCGGGGCCATCCTGGCGAACGCCGAGGCGATCCTCGCGGCGCTGGAACTGCCCTACCGCGTCGTCCAGAACTGCACGGGCGACATGGGCGCGGGCAAGGTGCTGATGTACGACATCGAGGCCTGGGTGCCCAGCGAGGCGCAGTACCGCGAAACCCACTCCTGCTCGTATCTGGGCGACTGGCAGGCCCGGCGCACCGGCCTGCGCTACCGGGGCGAGGACGGCAAGTTGCAGTTCGCCCATACCCTGAACAACACCGGCATCGCCACGCCGCGCATCCTGGTGCCGCTGCTCGAAAACCACCAGCAGGCCGACGGCACCGTCCGTGTGCCCGCCGCATTGCAGCCCTACCTGGGGGGGCGCGCCGTGCTGGGCCGGCCTGTCCGTGAACTGGCGGACGCCTGAGCCTCTCCACGTCTTCTTCATGTGAAAGGATTTGCCCCGCCGTCTTCATATCATTCTCTGACGCCATGACCTCCTGCGCCCTCCTTCCCCTGTCCGCCTCGCCATGAGCGGCCCACGCCTGCCCGAACGGTGGGCCGGGCTGGAATGGGAGCGCAGCCCCCTGGGCGCAGTGACCGGCTGGCCCCCCGCCCTGTGCTGGGCCGCCGCGTTGGTGCTGGCCCACCCCCTGCCGGCGCTGCTGCTGTGGGGCGAGGACGCCGCGCCCCTGTACAACGCTGCCTATGCCCGGCTGCTGGGACAGGACGAGGCGCAGCCCGGCTGGACCGGCGCGGCCCTGCGCCCGGCCGAGCGCCGGCATGCGGAGCTGATCCGGCAGGGCGAGGGGTACGCCCTGCCGGGGCAACCCCTGCCGCTGTCTGCCGGCCCGGCGGGAGAGCGGGCGTTCACGCTGTCCTATGGACCGGTGCCGGGCGAGGACGGGGCTGGGGCCGGCGGCGTGCTGGTCACGGCCACTCCCGACCTGGGCGAACAGAGCCTGTTGCCCAGCATCCTGAACAGCCTGGGCGAGGCGGTCATCGTCTGCGACGCGCAGGGCCGCATCATCCTGTCGAACGTGGTCAGCCAGGATTTCCATGCCCAGCCGCTGGTGTCGGTGTCGCCGCAGGAGTGGCCGGCCGCGTATCACCTGTACGCGCCGGGCGGCGAGCGGCAGCTGGTGCCCGAAGAGGTGCCGCTCTACCGGGCCTGGAAAGGGGAGACGGTCCACAACAACGAACTGGTGATCCGGGCGCCGGGACAGCCGCCGCGAACGGTGCTGGTCACGGGCCAGCCGGTCACCCTGCCCGACGGGACGGTGGGGGGGCTGGTCGCGCAGCGCGACATTACCCGGCGCCAGCAGCAGGAGCGGGCGCTGGCCGAGCGGACCGGGGCGCTCGACGCCTTCGCGGCCCTGACCGAGGCGGTCGGCAGCGAGACCGACGTGACGGTGCTGGCCAAACAGGCCATCGACGTGCTGCGGGCGCGTTTTTCGGGGGACAGTGCCGCCTACTATGCCCGCGAGGACGGGCAGTGGCGCGCGCAGGTCTGGAGTCTGGATGTCCGCGCCGAACTGGCCGAGGTCCGCAGCCCTTTCAGCGACGACCATCCGCTGGTGGCCGAACTGCTCGCCACCCAGCGTCCGGTGTTCCGCGAAGGCGAAGCCGCTGCGCGGGACCACGGCGAATACCTGAGCGACTACGCCTCCAGCGGGGCCTACCCCATGAGCGTGGGCGGGCAGGTGCTGGGGGTGCTGGCGGTGGCGCGGCGTGGCGCGGTCAGCTGGACCGAGGGCGAACGCGCCATCCTGCGCGCGGTGGGCCGCAGTCTGCGCCTGGCCCTGGAGCGCAGCGAGGCGGCCCGCGCCCTGGAGGCCCGCAACGCCGAGCTGCACACGCGC encodes:
- a CDS encoding ABC-F family ATP-binding cassette domain-containing protein, yielding MLVAAANVSKDYGPMTVLSEVTFAVQPGDRVGLVGRNGAGKSTLFRLLTGQLAPDGGSLKRSPGIRVRALQQDPSFPAGATIDSVLDAAFEDLDRLEAELHAAAEQMADGTPESVLRHEELLEQYARRGGYERRSRKEAVALAFGFRGREHDPVTGLSGGERTRLGLAALLVENPDVLLLDEPTNHLDIVMVEWLEQFLGRYPGAVLVVSHDRTFLDHVTTETAYLRGGTLKVYAGSYTRFREALDAEAIQQAARFAQDSRAVASLQASADRMKIWGLGMSKLARRAKAMQARVDRMQARAAAAPPPEERTTRIVFHAPESGDVVLDARHLTRRLPDGRGGTRTLFEDVNVQIRRGERVAIIGRNGAGKTTLLRTLLGLEPSDDPRATVLTGARVGVGYYDQALRGVDPDQTLYDVAREYVQKDPQAHDLLGTFLFPYDQHDKPARILSGGERARLALLKLAQEDRNLLVLDEPTNHLDMEMVEGLEEALDNYSGTLMMVSHDRAFIEELADRIWLIEDGRFYEYPGWEDYRAKHVTLAELEAQAAPKAAPAPAPSAPKGKGLWHLKREVEAIEAEIARLEGALEQAHAALAGAGADADFAALGQAAHDLEGQLEAQMERWSEKSAEVEAKGG
- a CDS encoding toxic anion resistance protein, whose protein sequence is MSDKLSPLTPPEAALRAPDAVPQVPAQEAPEMVPLSDEDRARLDQMARAFAEDVLSAGAHGPEFRRKLDAVHDLGLPEQRAAAQSSNRMLERPLRATRAGALAEGSEILKGLTDLRRTVEDLDPSRAPTPRRLFGMLPGAKKVQNHLDKYQSAQGHLNGILESLYRGQDELRRDNAVIETEKVHLWETMQKLRQYAHVGKAVDEALSTRLAQLAQTDPEKARMVSEELLFAVRQRVTDLLTQLAVSIQGYLALDLVRRNNLELIKGVDRATTTTVSALKTALMVSQALGTQQAVLGQVTAVNDTTGRMISSTAQLLRQQSTEIQKQAGSATVDPQIIQAAFREVYGALDAISVYRQQALDRFRDTMQVLDKEVGQAQTYLDRERQQAARELAQDLNVTDKGDLKL
- a CDS encoding serine hydrolase; this encodes MGGAPEPGGIPGRNRDMHHLTLTALLALPAPALAQTTAPAPAVAPATARPAPETSAGLGDALTRLFAAPALQAGWFAPDFLAQVPLTAIEAQFTQIRAAYGAFVRLDTSGTQPVAVYERGALRVTAARLDDQGRLTTFGAAPAPVRAAPDLTQAQLAEAATLLTRLFSGERFDPALFDPAFLAAVPAEQLDAIHAGLTASLGAFVRAEPQGQAWVLVYERGTVPVLAFSVNAQGLVTGLRIGGAVPQLGTLEEARAAFAELPGQVSVLVREVGQGAPLLDLNAGRLLAVGSTFKLAILGEVQAQVRAGRLGWDSGVQLTDALRSLPSGTLQDAPAGAYPVSDLAARMIRDSDNTATDLLLNAVGREGVEARLGQRAIPSTRELFALKNPANAELLRAYRAAGLDAAARRAVLAQAATAPLPARGWAVPTALDVEWYVNTDRLCRLMADVAGLDATQLEPGVATPGDFARVSYKGGSEPGVLNLTTQITTKAGRTFCVSATWNRPEALDETRFLGLYAATLRLLR
- the gatC gene encoding Asp-tRNA(Asn)/Glu-tRNA(Gln) amidotransferase subunit GatC, producing the protein MIDAAQIDHLAQLARLHLTPEERADMGADLTRVLGYFEQLADVDTSGVEEMQRPVDLVNVLRADVPGETFAPAVVAGLAPETQDGFIRVPRTVEAD
- the serS gene encoding serine--tRNA ligase, whose product is MLDLKFIRENAGAVQRAIEVKRVSLDLNELLRLDRDLVALKQRVEAMQTERNANAKLVPRATPEERSALIQKGKDLAEELKALEPALRAHDEQLRHLLLRVPNIPHATVPIGADDGDNVELRREGTPPEFAFTPLDHVELLERQGWSDPERVARVSGSRSYLLKGEAALLEMAVLMFALDFLNGRGLTPLSTTALVRPETLMASGHFPGGEDQVYKIEGDDLMLAGTAEVPVNSLYAGEQLAGETLPLAFAAISAAFRSEAGSAGRDVRGLIRVHEFRKVEQYVICRADEAEALKWFGAILANAEAILAALELPYRVVQNCTGDMGAGKVLMYDIEAWVPSEAQYRETHSCSYLGDWQARRTGLRYRGEDGKLQFAHTLNNTGIATPRILVPLLENHQQADGTVRVPAALQPYLGGRAVLGRPVRELADA
- a CDS encoding ATP-binding protein, whose protein sequence is MSGPRLPERWAGLEWERSPLGAVTGWPPALCWAAALVLAHPLPALLLWGEDAAPLYNAAYARLLGQDEAQPGWTGAALRPAERRHAELIRQGEGYALPGQPLPLSAGPAGERAFTLSYGPVPGEDGAGAGGVLVTATPDLGEQSLLPSILNSLGEAVIVCDAQGRIILSNVVSQDFHAQPLVSVSPQEWPAAYHLYAPGGERQLVPEEVPLYRAWKGETVHNNELVIRAPGQPPRTVLVTGQPVTLPDGTVGGLVAQRDITRRQQQERALAERTGALDAFAALTEAVGSETDVTVLAKQAIDVLRARFSGDSAAYYAREDGQWRAQVWSLDVRAELAEVRSPFSDDHPLVAELLATQRPVFREGEAAARDHGEYLSDYASSGAYPMSVGGQVLGVLAVARRGAVSWTEGERAILRAVGRSLRLALERSEAARALEARNAELHTRTRWLESFAVLSHDLTVEGDPYALVRRAQGAMLPLLPSGHSMYWELEGGRWSVRSAVGEVAGSPQAGLLGSGLPAGGSPPLDRPWASGQPFYLDRAPQGTPGTVGGDYSVAALPVLVGGQPSGVLSITTAGAHQWDPVDKSLLETVVRSLGLALERARGLEQLAAERRKLEAANEELEAFAYSVSHDLRTPVRHILGFNSLLRQSLGAEVSSRVTRYLDVVAEAGQRMNVLIDAMLDLSRTARTDLSLARVNLGELLASVRAEVEPDAGDRRVEWSVGELPTVTADADTLRQVFVNLLTNALKYTRPRELTRIEIWAERRGTDWALLVRDNGVGFDPRYAENLFGVFQRLHRADDFEGTGVGLANVRRIIARHGGEVFAQGEVGQGATFGFTLPGA